The following proteins are encoded in a genomic region of Protaetiibacter sp. SSC-01:
- a CDS encoding uroporphyrinogen-III synthase, translated as MNPDAGRSTEPKSTKPLAGWRVLVPRGGKWGDSVAATVRSHGGIPVIAPLINFASTDDPTTLANALHELQDGQFAWLVVTSATTVDVLNAQRVKVPEGTRIAAVGETTAAALQLAGYRVDFVPGSDNSARGLVKEWPDSGIRGRVLIPQSDLAEPTLVAGLQKLGFDVEFVQAYRTVGVPVSPDVARDVASGRIRAILVTSGSVARQVAEQLAPLPDDTVVACIGPRTAFDTRAAGLTVHVIAEERSADSLIDALVEYAEAE; from the coding sequence GTGAATCCCGACGCAGGCCGCTCAACAGAACCGAAGTCGACGAAGCCCCTCGCCGGATGGCGCGTGCTCGTGCCGCGCGGCGGCAAGTGGGGCGACTCGGTCGCCGCGACCGTGCGCAGCCACGGCGGCATCCCCGTCATCGCGCCGCTCATCAACTTCGCGTCGACCGACGACCCGACGACGCTCGCGAACGCCCTGCACGAGCTGCAGGACGGGCAGTTCGCGTGGCTCGTCGTGACGAGCGCCACGACCGTCGACGTGCTCAACGCGCAGCGGGTGAAGGTGCCCGAGGGCACGCGTATCGCCGCCGTCGGCGAGACGACCGCGGCGGCGCTGCAGCTCGCGGGCTACCGGGTGGACTTCGTGCCGGGCTCGGACAACTCGGCGCGCGGGCTCGTGAAGGAGTGGCCCGACTCGGGCATCCGCGGCCGCGTGCTCATCCCGCAGTCCGACCTCGCCGAGCCGACGCTCGTCGCGGGGCTGCAGAAGCTCGGCTTCGATGTCGAGTTCGTGCAGGCGTACCGCACGGTCGGGGTTCCGGTGTCGCCGGATGTCGCGCGCGACGTGGCCTCCGGTCGCATCCGGGCGATCCTCGTGACCTCCGGCTCGGTCGCCCGCCAGGTGGCGGAGCAGCTCGCGCCCCTGCCGGATGACACGGTCGTCGCGTGCATCGGCCCGCGCACCGCGTTCGACACCCGCGCGGCCGGTCTCACGGTGCACGTCATCGCCGAGGAGCGCAGCGCCGACTCGCTCATCGACGCGCTCGTCGAGTACGCGGAGGCGGAATGA
- a CDS encoding MDR family oxidoreductase has product MVRALQVTRNDQGAEARFVDVDESELGDGEVLLDVAYSSLNFKDGLALRGDRGVARISPLIPGIDVVGTVVESGDARWKPGDEVVLTGGGLGETRNGGYSTRARVEGDDLVRVPEKLGMRRVAAIGTAGFTAAQAVLALEHNDIPDGDVVVTGATGGLGSIAVMLLAASGRRVVAATGHPDDRGYLERLGASDLLDRAELQQAGKPLQASRWAGAVDVVGGTTLASLLAQTRYGGSVAACGLVESPELATTVMPFILRGVNLLGINSVEAPLVTRTRVWERLERDLDVGLLDSLTTEIGLDDVPGWASRILAGDTRGRIAVRVQD; this is encoded by the coding sequence ATGGTGCGCGCACTGCAGGTAACCCGCAACGACCAGGGCGCCGAGGCCCGCTTCGTCGATGTCGACGAGTCGGAGCTCGGTGACGGCGAGGTGCTCCTCGACGTCGCCTACTCGAGCCTCAACTTCAAGGACGGCCTGGCCCTCCGCGGTGATCGCGGGGTGGCGCGCATCTCGCCGCTCATCCCGGGAATCGACGTCGTCGGCACCGTCGTCGAGTCGGGCGACGCCCGCTGGAAGCCGGGCGACGAGGTCGTGCTCACGGGCGGCGGGCTCGGCGAAACCCGCAATGGCGGTTACAGCACGCGGGCCCGCGTCGAGGGCGACGACCTCGTGCGCGTGCCCGAGAAGCTCGGGATGCGCCGCGTCGCCGCGATCGGCACCGCCGGCTTCACCGCAGCCCAGGCCGTGCTCGCGCTCGAGCACAACGACATCCCCGACGGCGACGTCGTCGTCACCGGGGCGACCGGCGGACTCGGCTCCATCGCCGTCATGCTGCTCGCCGCATCCGGACGTCGCGTCGTCGCCGCGACCGGCCACCCCGACGACCGCGGCTACCTCGAGCGACTCGGCGCATCCGACCTCCTCGACCGCGCCGAGCTGCAGCAGGCCGGCAAGCCGCTGCAGGCGAGCCGCTGGGCCGGCGCCGTCGACGTCGTCGGCGGCACGACCCTCGCGAGCCTCCTCGCGCAGACCCGCTACGGCGGATCGGTTGCCGCGTGCGGCCTCGTCGAGAGTCCCGAGCTCGCCACGACCGTCATGCCCTTCATCCTTCGGGGCGTCAACCTGCTGGGCATCAACTCGGTCGAGGCGCCGCTCGTGACGCGCACCCGCGTGTGGGAGCGCCTCGAGCGCGACCTCGACGTGGGGCTGCTCGACAGCCTCACGACCGAGATCGGCCTCGACGACGTGCCCGGCTGGGCGAGCCGCATCCTCGCGGGCGACACCCGGGGGCGGATCGCGGTGCGCGTGCAAGACTGA
- a CDS encoding DUF4190 domain-containing protein, translated as MSNLQQAPAGTDYPGKTLGIVGLILVFFTNIIGLIVSAIALNQSKQAGYKNTPAKVGVILGIIFVALGVLFLILWFGIFAAAFSVSSY; from the coding sequence ATGTCCAACCTCCAGCAGGCCCCCGCGGGTACCGACTACCCGGGCAAGACCCTCGGCATCGTGGGCCTCATCCTGGTGTTCTTCACGAACATCATCGGCCTCATCGTGAGCGCGATCGCGCTCAACCAGTCGAAGCAGGCCGGCTACAAGAACACCCCCGCCAAGGTCGGCGTGATCCTCGGCATCATCTTCGTCGCGCTCGGCGTGCTGTTCCTCATCCTGTGGTTCGGTATCTTCGCCGCCGCGTTCTCGGTCAGCAGCTACTGA
- a CDS encoding DNA-3-methyladenine glycosylase, with protein sequence MDPVVTRYAPPRRLELRHAIKPLAQGRTDPTIRHDADGWWLTLRLASGIATLLLRQRTDAVEAHAWGPGADEAVAGVPALLGDGDDDSGFEAGRHPLVARLHHETPGLRLARTGRVLPALIPSVLGQKVTGIEAKAAWRQLVTRHGEAAPGPAPLGMRVVPTAAVWRRIPSWEWHRAGVGPQRSDTLMRVFAVAEGLERCAGLATDDAARRLRTVAGIGPWTIAETLQRSHGDPDRVSVGDLHLCKRVGTALAGRRVDDDGMFELLEPWRGHRQRVVRLIEAAGIGYERHGPRLAIPEHRTR encoded by the coding sequence ATGGATCCCGTCGTCACGCGCTACGCCCCGCCCCGGAGGCTCGAGCTGCGGCACGCCATCAAGCCCCTCGCCCAGGGCCGCACCGACCCCACCATCCGGCACGACGCCGACGGATGGTGGCTCACGCTGCGTCTCGCGAGCGGCATCGCGACGCTCCTCTTGCGCCAGCGGACGGATGCCGTGGAGGCCCACGCGTGGGGCCCGGGCGCCGACGAGGCGGTCGCGGGGGTGCCGGCGCTGTTGGGCGACGGAGACGACGACTCCGGGTTCGAGGCGGGGCGGCATCCGCTCGTCGCACGCCTGCACCACGAGACCCCCGGCCTGCGCCTCGCCCGCACGGGGCGCGTGCTGCCGGCGCTCATCCCGAGCGTGCTCGGGCAGAAGGTGACGGGCATCGAGGCGAAGGCCGCGTGGCGTCAGCTCGTGACGCGGCACGGCGAGGCGGCGCCCGGGCCCGCGCCGCTCGGCATGCGCGTCGTGCCGACCGCGGCGGTGTGGCGCCGCATCCCGTCGTGGGAGTGGCACCGGGCGGGGGTGGGCCCGCAGCGCTCCGACACGCTCATGCGCGTGTTCGCGGTCGCGGAGGGGCTCGAGCGCTGTGCCGGGCTCGCGACCGACGACGCCGCCCGTCGACTGCGCACGGTCGCCGGCATCGGCCCGTGGACGATCGCCGAGACGCTGCAGCGCAGCCACGGCGACCCCGACCGGGTGAGCGTCGGCGACCTGCACCTGTGCAAGCGCGTCGGAACCGCGCTCGCGGGACGCCGCGTCGACGACGACGGCATGTTCGAGCTGCTCGAGCCGTGGCGCGGCCACCGACAGCGCGTCGTGCGGCTCATCGAGGCGGCCGGCATCGGCTACGAGCGCCACGGCCCGCGGCTGGCGATCCCCGAGCACCGCACCCGCTGA
- a CDS encoding DUF4190 domain-containing protein, which produces MTDPNVPDPAAQPAPAAPAAPAAAPAPGTSYPGKTLGIVGLIASFLVAIVGLILSAIALSQSKKAGYKNTPAKVGLILGIIFSILWILFWVLWGALFAAIVSNCPEVAPGQYVC; this is translated from the coding sequence ATGACCGACCCCAACGTCCCCGACCCCGCCGCTCAGCCTGCGCCCGCCGCGCCGGCCGCGCCCGCAGCCGCCCCGGCCCCGGGCACCAGCTACCCCGGCAAGACCCTCGGCATCGTGGGCCTCATCGCGAGCTTCCTCGTCGCGATCGTCGGCCTCATCCTGAGCGCCATCGCCCTCTCGCAGTCGAAGAAGGCCGGCTACAAGAACACGCCTGCCAAGGTGGGCCTCATCCTCGGCATCATCTTCTCGATCCTGTGGATCCTGTTCTGGGTGCTGTGGGGCGCGCTGTTCGCGGCGATCGTCTCGAACTGCCCGGAGGTCGCCCCCGGTCAGTACGTCTGCTGA
- a CDS encoding glutamate-1-semialdehyde 2,1-aminomutase, with the protein MGAGGAGGNEGAFARAQAALPGGVNSPVRAYGSVGGTPRFLVSARGPYVTDVEGREYVDLLASWGPALLGHAHPEVVAAVQEAAARGLSFGASTPAETELAELVRSRLGVASGVEKVRLVSTGTEATMTAIRLARGATGRDLVVKFAGHYHGHSDGLLAEAGSGVATQGLPGSAGVPEPVAAQTLVLPYNDLDAVRAAFVAHPGRIAAVITEAAGANAGVLAPEPGFNRALRELVRAEGALLILDEVLTGFRVGPAGWWGLEGAAEGWAPDLFTFGKVVGGGMPLAALGGRAELMDLLAPLGPVYQAGTLSGNPLAVAAGLTTLRLADAAVYAHVDAAADAVAGWVSEALAAEGVAHVVSRAGSLFSIAFRARPVRDYADAKDQEAWRYAPFFHALLDAGVSAPPSVYEAWFLTAAHDDAALARIRAALPTAARAAARATAPTSTPAAPPLVE; encoded by the coding sequence GTGGGTGCTGGGGGCGCGGGCGGCAACGAGGGCGCGTTCGCGCGTGCGCAGGCGGCGCTGCCCGGCGGGGTCAACTCGCCCGTGCGCGCCTACGGCTCGGTCGGAGGCACGCCCCGGTTCCTCGTGTCGGCCCGCGGGCCGTACGTGACGGATGTCGAGGGCCGCGAGTACGTGGACCTCCTCGCGTCGTGGGGTCCTGCGCTGCTGGGGCACGCGCATCCGGAGGTCGTCGCCGCCGTGCAGGAGGCCGCCGCGCGCGGGCTCTCGTTCGGGGCCTCTACGCCCGCCGAGACGGAGCTCGCCGAGCTCGTGCGCTCGCGGCTGGGGGTGGCGAGCGGCGTCGAGAAGGTGCGGCTCGTGTCGACCGGCACCGAGGCGACCATGACCGCGATACGCCTCGCGCGCGGCGCGACCGGGCGCGACCTCGTCGTGAAGTTCGCGGGGCATTACCACGGGCACTCCGACGGGCTGCTCGCTGAGGCCGGATCGGGCGTCGCGACGCAGGGTCTGCCGGGCTCGGCCGGCGTGCCGGAGCCCGTCGCGGCGCAGACGCTCGTGCTGCCCTACAACGACCTCGACGCCGTGCGTGCGGCGTTCGTCGCGCATCCGGGCCGCATCGCCGCCGTCATCACGGAAGCCGCGGGCGCCAACGCGGGCGTGCTCGCGCCCGAGCCCGGCTTCAACCGCGCGCTGCGCGAGCTCGTGCGGGCCGAGGGCGCGCTGCTCATCCTCGACGAGGTGCTCACCGGCTTCCGCGTCGGCCCCGCCGGCTGGTGGGGGCTCGAGGGCGCCGCCGAGGGTTGGGCGCCCGACCTCTTCACCTTCGGCAAGGTCGTCGGCGGAGGGATGCCGCTCGCCGCTCTGGGTGGGCGCGCGGAGCTCATGGACCTGCTCGCGCCGCTCGGGCCCGTGTACCAGGCGGGCACCCTCTCCGGGAACCCGCTCGCCGTCGCGGCGGGGCTCACGACGCTGCGCCTCGCCGACGCGGCCGTGTACGCGCACGTCGACGCGGCAGCGGATGCGGTGGCCGGCTGGGTCTCCGAGGCGCTCGCCGCCGAGGGGGTCGCCCACGTCGTCTCGCGCGCGGGCAGCCTGTTCTCGATCGCGTTCCGCGCGCGGCCTGTGCGCGACTACGCGGATGCGAAGGACCAGGAGGCGTGGAGGTACGCGCCGTTCTTCCACGCGCTCCTCGATGCCGGCGTCTCGGCGCCGCCGAGCGTGTACGAGGCGTGGTTCCTCACCGCCGCGCACGACGACGCGGCGCTCGCCCGCATCCGTGCGGCGCTGCCCACGGCGGCGCGTGCGGCGGCTCGCGCTACCGCGCCCACCTCCACCCCCGCCGCCCCTCCGTTGGTTGAGTAG
- a CDS encoding DUF1304 domain-containing protein, translated as MDVTAVVTIGSVLAGIAAAIHVYIWVLESVLWMRPSTRRTFGIRSEADAETMRVMAYNQGFYNLFLALGVVVGLVLLWSGLDLAGLVLTLFACISMVLAALVLVSSDRRMLRAALVQGAVPLVAVVALGFALTRVTAG; from the coding sequence ATGGACGTCACCGCGGTCGTCACCATCGGGTCCGTGCTCGCGGGCATCGCCGCGGCCATCCACGTCTACATCTGGGTGCTCGAGAGCGTGCTCTGGATGCGACCCTCCACCCGCCGCACCTTCGGCATCCGCAGCGAGGCCGACGCCGAGACGATGCGCGTCATGGCCTACAACCAGGGGTTCTACAACCTGTTCCTCGCGCTCGGCGTCGTCGTCGGGCTCGTGCTGCTGTGGTCGGGGCTCGACCTCGCCGGCCTCGTGCTCACCCTCTTCGCGTGCATCAGCATGGTGCTCGCGGCGCTCGTGCTCGTCAGTTCCGACCGACGGATGCTGCGCGCCGCCCTCGTGCAGGGCGCGGTGCCGCTCGTCGCGGTCGTGGCACTCGGGTTCGCGCTGACGCGCGTCACCGCCGGTTGA
- a CDS encoding 6-phosphofructokinase codes for MKIGILTSGGDCPGLNAVIRGAVLKGLTQHDDIEFVGIKDGWKGLVDADIHPLGRPQVMGIGKQGGTILGTSRTNPFEYGGVERVKEVMSDTGMDAVIAIGGEGTLAAAKRLTDEGVQIVGVPKTVDNDLSATDYTFGFDTAVQIATEAMDRLRTTGDSHGRCMVAEVMGRHVGWIALHSGMAAGAHAILIPERKTSMDEICEWMNSARARGRAPLVVVAEGFKLDTMDDAHSERGLDAFGRPRLGGIGDMLAPEIEERTGIETRATTLGHIQRGGTPTAYDRVLATRYGMAVVDIVLEEAWGKMVALRGTQIVTVPFEDALGRLKTVPQSRYDEAAILFG; via the coding sequence GTGAAGATCGGAATCCTCACCAGCGGTGGCGACTGCCCCGGACTCAACGCGGTCATCCGCGGCGCCGTCCTCAAGGGCCTGACTCAGCACGACGACATCGAGTTCGTCGGCATCAAGGACGGATGGAAGGGCCTCGTGGATGCCGACATCCACCCCCTCGGCCGCCCCCAGGTCATGGGCATCGGCAAGCAGGGCGGCACGATCCTCGGCACCTCGCGCACGAACCCGTTCGAGTACGGGGGCGTGGAGCGCGTGAAGGAGGTCATGTCCGACACGGGCATGGACGCCGTCATCGCGATCGGCGGCGAGGGCACCCTCGCGGCCGCGAAGCGGCTCACGGATGAGGGCGTGCAGATCGTGGGCGTGCCCAAGACGGTCGACAACGACCTCTCGGCCACCGACTACACGTTCGGCTTCGACACCGCGGTGCAGATCGCGACCGAGGCGATGGACCGCCTCCGCACGACGGGCGACTCGCACGGTCGCTGCATGGTCGCGGAGGTCATGGGCCGCCACGTCGGCTGGATCGCCCTCCACTCGGGCATGGCGGCCGGCGCGCACGCGATCCTCATCCCCGAGCGCAAGACGAGCATGGACGAGATCTGCGAGTGGATGAACTCGGCCCGCGCCCGCGGCCGCGCCCCGCTCGTCGTCGTCGCGGAGGGCTTCAAGCTCGACACGATGGACGACGCCCACTCGGAGCGCGGACTCGACGCCTTCGGACGCCCCCGCCTGGGCGGCATCGGCGACATGCTCGCCCCCGAGATCGAGGAGCGCACGGGCATCGAGACGCGCGCGACGACGCTCGGCCACATCCAGCGCGGCGGCACCCCGACGGCGTACGACCGCGTGCTCGCGACCCGCTACGGCATGGCCGTCGTCGACATCGTGCTCGAGGAGGCGTGGGGCAAGATGGTCGCCCTGCGCGGCACCCAGATCGTCACGGTGCCGTTCGAGGATGCGCTCGGTCGCCTCAAGACCGTCCCGCAGTCGCGGTACGACGAGGCCGCGATCCTCTTCGGCTGA
- the hemC gene encoding hydroxymethylbilane synthase, with translation MLRERARGVQARHRGGGTVTLRLGTRGSALALAQAGAVAQRLGAELVVIESEGDRTSAPLADLGGAGVFAAALREALLAGEVDAVVHSYKDLPTTPLDGLTVAAVPKRADARDVVCAAGGHDLDKLPAGARVGTGSPRRRAQLLRRRPDLDVVDIRGNIDTRLGRVGADDPERRLDAVVLAAAGLDRLGRTDAVTEWLSLTSWPTAPAQGALAVETRTGDAKTVAKLEHKPSRLAAEAERGVLARLEAGCAAPLGASALFEDGLLFLSARVYSLDGSEHLTSSHALYPEDSRDPAGELAARVADELLDAGAADLAPLGGRRL, from the coding sequence GCCATCGCGGGGGTGGCACCGTGACGCTCCGGCTGGGAACCCGGGGCAGCGCGCTCGCGCTCGCCCAGGCGGGCGCCGTCGCCCAGCGGCTCGGTGCCGAGCTCGTCGTCATCGAAAGCGAGGGAGACCGCACGAGCGCGCCGCTCGCCGATCTCGGCGGTGCCGGTGTGTTCGCCGCGGCCCTGCGCGAGGCGCTCCTCGCGGGCGAGGTCGACGCCGTCGTGCACTCCTACAAGGATCTGCCGACGACGCCGCTCGACGGGCTGACGGTCGCGGCCGTGCCGAAGCGGGCGGATGCGCGCGACGTCGTGTGCGCCGCGGGCGGTCACGACCTCGACAAGCTCCCCGCGGGCGCGCGCGTCGGCACCGGTTCGCCGCGGCGCCGGGCACAGCTGCTGCGGCGACGTCCCGATCTCGACGTGGTCGACATCCGGGGCAACATCGACACCCGGCTCGGGCGCGTCGGCGCGGACGACCCGGAGCGCCGCCTCGACGCCGTCGTGCTCGCGGCGGCCGGCCTCGACCGCCTCGGGCGCACCGACGCCGTCACCGAGTGGCTGAGCCTCACCTCGTGGCCGACGGCGCCCGCCCAGGGCGCGCTCGCCGTCGAGACCCGCACGGGCGACGCGAAGACCGTCGCGAAGCTCGAGCACAAGCCGAGCCGCCTCGCCGCCGAGGCCGAGCGCGGCGTGCTCGCGCGGCTCGAGGCCGGATGCGCGGCGCCCCTCGGCGCATCCGCTCTCTTCGAGGACGGGCTGCTCTTCCTCTCGGCGCGCGTGTACTCGCTCGACGGCTCGGAGCACCTGACCTCGTCCCACGCCCTGTACCCGGAGGACTCCCGCGACCCCGCGGGCGAGCTCGCGGCGCGCGTCGCCGACGAGCTGCTCGACGCGGGTGCGGCGGACCTCGCCCCGCTCGGAGGGAGGCGCCTGTGA
- a CDS encoding thioesterase family protein: protein MGIIRRLSRLAWLSTRGPKLPPLGLYDVCHSPRRVMPGDLDELRHMNNGAYLTNLDLARVELVVRTGLWDRLKEAEVYPVVSAQTISYRKSLELGQRYVIESRFLGLDERSVYVEQRFVVDGEVYARAHIQARFLYRKGGTVPMDELGRITGMDPAAHPIPEWLHDWAAQVRMPSTRTPAPSTWE, encoded by the coding sequence GTGGGAATCATCCGCCGTCTCTCTCGTCTCGCCTGGCTCTCGACCCGCGGCCCGAAGCTGCCGCCGCTCGGCCTCTACGACGTGTGCCACTCGCCGCGTCGCGTCATGCCGGGCGATCTCGACGAGCTGCGTCACATGAACAACGGCGCCTACCTCACCAACCTCGACCTCGCGCGCGTCGAGCTCGTCGTGCGCACGGGTCTGTGGGACCGCCTCAAGGAGGCCGAGGTCTACCCGGTCGTGTCGGCGCAGACGATCTCGTACCGCAAGTCGCTCGAGCTCGGCCAGCGCTACGTCATCGAGTCGCGGTTCCTCGGGCTCGACGAGCGCTCGGTGTACGTCGAGCAGCGCTTCGTGGTCGACGGCGAGGTGTACGCGCGCGCCCACATCCAGGCCCGCTTCCTCTACCGCAAGGGCGGCACCGTGCCCATGGACGAGCTCGGCCGCATCACGGGCATGGACCCGGCCGCCCACCCCATCCCGGAGTGGCTGCACGACTGGGCCGCCCAGGTGCGCATGCCCTCGACGCGCACCCCGGCGCCATCCACCTGGGAGTAG
- a CDS encoding serine hydrolase: MTSTARLQEALARGLDARVGVTAPAQVRGVFAGGALEAVVASGDLPVAAERTAFRIASCTKSFTAATALLLEADGLLDLDEPLADALDVPLRILGPDARQPTVLDALAMRAGFPTDDPWADRQESLPHDVFAALLGEGVRAIWPAGERFEYSNLGYAIVGRIVAARAGMPFRRVVESRLLEPLGLTGTGFDESVGGVVTGYRPGADSGRDARTQTWEPLPFSTPGAFSPIGGLFSTATDLARWCGVLSGAIDAGAVLPAGLVERMRHPQTPIAGDPAGGGVWSAYGLGLTLRGDSFGRVFVGHSGGYPGFTTRMQWEQGSGVGAVVFENATYTALTPAVDAVFDDAFGVTDAMPAAPEPPAFAPWPETVAAASALRTSLVEGSLGDPAMFDACVDLDVPFARREASLRALLADVGGVTDAGPLTHESPAHATWELRGPRGALRCRLLMTPHAAPVVQKLDVVAAD; the protein is encoded by the coding sequence GTGACGTCGACGGCGCGTCTCCAGGAGGCGCTCGCGCGGGGACTCGACGCGCGCGTCGGCGTGACCGCGCCTGCGCAGGTGCGGGGAGTATTCGCGGGGGGCGCGCTCGAGGCGGTCGTCGCATCCGGTGACCTGCCGGTGGCGGCGGAGCGCACGGCGTTCCGCATCGCCTCCTGCACGAAGAGCTTCACGGCGGCGACCGCGCTGCTGCTCGAGGCCGACGGCCTGCTCGACCTCGACGAGCCGCTCGCCGACGCGCTCGACGTGCCCCTGCGCATCCTGGGGCCGGATGCGCGGCAGCCGACGGTGCTCGACGCGCTCGCGATGCGCGCGGGCTTCCCGACCGACGACCCCTGGGCCGACCGGCAGGAGTCGCTGCCGCACGACGTGTTCGCGGCGCTGCTCGGCGAGGGCGTGCGGGCGATCTGGCCCGCGGGCGAGCGCTTCGAGTACTCGAACCTCGGCTACGCGATCGTGGGGCGCATCGTCGCGGCTCGCGCGGGGATGCCGTTCCGCCGTGTCGTGGAGTCGCGCCTGCTCGAGCCGCTCGGCCTGACCGGCACGGGCTTCGACGAGAGCGTCGGCGGGGTGGTCACGGGCTACCGGCCCGGGGCCGACAGCGGACGCGACGCTCGAACCCAGACCTGGGAGCCGCTGCCGTTCAGCACGCCCGGCGCGTTCTCGCCCATCGGCGGCCTGTTCAGCACCGCGACCGACCTCGCTCGCTGGTGCGGCGTGCTGTCGGGCGCGATCGACGCGGGCGCGGTGCTGCCCGCAGGCCTCGTCGAGCGGATGCGGCATCCGCAGACCCCGATCGCGGGCGACCCCGCGGGCGGTGGAGTGTGGAGCGCGTACGGCCTCGGGCTCACGCTGCGCGGCGACTCGTTCGGGCGGGTGTTCGTGGGCCACAGCGGCGGCTACCCCGGCTTCACGACGCGCATGCAGTGGGAGCAGGGCTCCGGCGTCGGTGCGGTCGTGTTCGAGAACGCGACCTACACGGCGCTTACGCCCGCCGTCGACGCCGTGTTCGACGACGCCTTCGGGGTGACGGATGCGATGCCCGCCGCCCCCGAGCCGCCCGCCTTCGCTCCGTGGCCCGAGACCGTCGCGGCCGCATCCGCCTTGCGCACCTCGCTCGTCGAGGGTTCGCTCGGCGACCCGGCGATGTTCGACGCGTGCGTCGACCTCGACGTGCCGTTCGCGCGTCGCGAGGCGTCGCTGCGTGCGCTGCTCGCCGACGTCGGCGGGGTGACGGATGCGGGGCCTCTCACGCACGAGTCGCCGGCCCACGCCACCTGGGAGCTCCGCGGCCCCCGCGGCGCCCTGCGCTGCCGCCTGCTGATGACCCCGCACGCGGCCCCCGTAGTGCAGAAGCTCGACGTGGTGGCGGCGGACTGA
- the hemB gene encoding porphobilinogen synthase produces MIRPRRLRQSPAWRRLAQETRIAPAQLVLPMFVAEGADEPRPIASMPGVVQHSLDSFRAELQRAAEAGIGGVMLFGVPLEKDASGSGATDPDGILNVATRIAAAEVGDALVVQTDLCLDEFTDHGHCGVLDADGRVDNDATLVRYREMALAQARAGSQLVGLSGMMDGQVAAVRAALDADGAYDVPILAYAAKYASAFYGPFREAVQSSLVGDRRSYQLDPANRREGAREVELDLTEGADIVMVKPAMSYLDVLADAAAASPVPVWAYQVSGEYAMISAAAANGWIDRDRAIDESLVSIVRAGADAVLSYFAVEAAERWARA; encoded by the coding sequence ATGATCCGCCCCCGCCGCCTGCGGCAGAGCCCCGCGTGGCGTCGGCTCGCGCAGGAGACGCGCATCGCGCCCGCCCAGCTCGTGCTGCCCATGTTCGTGGCGGAGGGCGCCGACGAGCCGCGACCCATCGCATCCATGCCGGGCGTCGTGCAGCATTCGCTCGACTCGTTCCGGGCTGAGCTGCAGCGCGCAGCCGAGGCGGGCATCGGCGGCGTCATGCTCTTCGGCGTGCCGCTCGAGAAGGACGCGAGCGGATCGGGCGCGACCGACCCCGACGGCATCCTCAACGTCGCGACGCGCATCGCCGCCGCCGAGGTGGGCGACGCGCTCGTCGTGCAGACCGACCTGTGCCTCGACGAGTTCACCGACCACGGCCACTGCGGCGTGCTCGACGCCGACGGCCGCGTCGACAACGACGCGACGCTCGTGCGCTACCGCGAGATGGCGCTCGCGCAGGCGCGCGCGGGCTCGCAGCTCGTGGGCCTCTCGGGCATGATGGACGGCCAGGTCGCCGCCGTGCGCGCGGCCCTCGACGCCGACGGCGCGTACGACGTGCCGATCCTCGCCTACGCGGCCAAGTACGCATCCGCCTTCTACGGGCCGTTCCGCGAGGCCGTGCAGTCGTCGCTCGTGGGCGACCGCCGCAGCTACCAGCTCGACCCCGCCAACCGCCGCGAGGGGGCGCGCGAGGTGGAGCTCGACCTCACCGAGGGCGCCGACATCGTCATGGTGAAGCCCGCCATGAGCTACCTCGACGTGCTCGCGGATGCCGCGGCCGCGTCGCCCGTGCCGGTGTGGGCGTACCAGGTGTCGGGGGAGTACGCGATGATCTCGGCTGCCGCAGCGAACGGCTGGATCGACCGCGACCGCGCGATCGACGAGTCGCTCGTGTCGATCGTGCGCGCGGGGGCGGATGCCGTGCTCAGCTACTTCGCCGTCGAGGCGGCCGAGCGCTGGGCGCGCGCGTGA